TATCATGGCTTAATCAATCAGGATTTTGCATGGCTGACTGCTCTTATGTCTGTACCTGAGGCCGTGGATATGACAATCAGTCTTGGTAAATTCCTTTTGACCAATAACGTTATTTGTGCGGTTGTTCATCTGATTTTGGTTTGATTGATTATAAGTACTCTGAAGCTCACAGAAGACCATCTAACCAACGGGTTTTACCTTAAAGCCAACTTCTCTCCTCTTGATCTTTGTACCTTCTGCTTTTCTCAACCATGTCTTCGCGCTATTCATCTCCAAACTATACCGAGGACGAGGCAACCTTTGAAACTGATAAAAGGGAGCAGATTGACAAGAACTTACCCGAGATCAAGCTGGTGACGCTTAGGGAGTGGCTGGCAATTTGGCTTCGCTTGGACCGTGAGTCAACGCCTGAGCTCCGAGATGCGTTTGGCTTGTGTAGCCATTTCTATGATCCAGAGTCAAGGAGGCTGCGACGCGCTCAAATTACCTTCAACGATTGCCGCCCGCTGAATAACCAAACTGTCCATCAACTTGCGGATGTTGACTCAATGATTGGCGTCGTTCCAAGAAACATGCCTTTGATTCCTGTACCCACTCTCAAGACTGTCAAGTATTACATGATGAGAAGCAAATCGTATACTCTTACCTCTGACCTCCATATTGGGCCAGTCAAAGTATTGATGGATGACCGTACTTTAGTAAGCAATCCCCACATACACTCATTATCATTAGCATACCACTCACCATGTTTTGCTTTGATTTAGGACATGCATATACACAAAGTGCCCAACATTCGattcttggatttgggagATAATGGAATGTTCCGCTTGCACTTCCCGCTTTTGGGATCAACCGGTAACAACATGTACCTGGGTGACTCCCAAATGGCTCAGCTCTACGACTTGGCGTTTCATCCAGCAGCTCTTCAAACCCTCCCGGAGGATTTAGTACGAGAATGGCCTGGCACCTATGAGGACGAGAAGTTCAGAAGTCAAAGCCACAAGTCCAAGCAAAAAGAGTATCAAAACCAGCAAGGCGAGAGTCAAGACATGCGTGGAGGCGTGGCGCAGCAAACTGGTCGAGACATTCATGTCGAGTACATTCAGGATTGGTTGGATTGCGCCAGAGCCATGATCCAGGAGACTGAGAAGCTGCGCTGGGCCAGGTACTTTTTCTTGTCCTACAAGCTCAGAGGAGTGAAGAATCGGGAGTGCAGCGTTCATCCCCCTCCAGAGGTCCCCCCCGTGACTGTGCTTAATGAGCCTACGGGTGATGATGAAGGTATGCATGAATAGCTATCAGAGTCCCATTTGCTCACTAACAAAGCTTACATGGTCTCCAGATGTTGAAATTGAGGTTGATCAAGAAAGCCCAAGGGTGAAAGCTGTTGAAGGTATACTCAGCCATTTCAATACCACTCTATTTGAGCCTGGTATGTGGTTCATCGACATTGCCACCCGGATCACCATCTCGCCAAATCCGGACGATCCATCGGAGTGTACCTTTGCGGATGCGGATATGCACTCCCTTCTATTTCAACACTATACCGGCTTAGCATTTGAAAGCTGTGAAGAGCTCGTTAGCGGTCAAGGAAATCATTACCAGAAGGACGAGTTGCCCACTTGAACGCTCTTGCTGGCGGTCGCTTGACCATCCCCCGTAGGCTAGCAGGAGACACCGGTATCACTTATGCACAAATCTACACCACCGACAAAAGCAATACCTACAACATTGCGCTAGCTCAGAACGCACAGCGAACCAGCGCCATCCGAATGCTTGAGTCATGGGATCAAGAGCTCAGCACGCATATCAACGGGTTGATGTCTAGCTTTGAGAACTCGGCTTGCAACCATGGTGTAGCCTTACGTATTGAGACTCGTGTAGAGTATGAGAGCTATCCCACCTGTCATTTGAGAATACCGGATGAGCTGCTCCGGAGGTGTGTCTATGTTTTAGACCGTGATGTGTTCTGGTAAGCACGTATTCTGCTCATCCCTGTGGAAGTAATACTCATCTGTTGGCAGGCACTGGAAACGTTGCCGGCTTGCGTCCATGAAAAGCGTTATGTGCCAATGGATGGACGCTCGGCGTACGTTTACCCTCAACCGGCTTGCCGTGGCTGGGACATTGCTCATCATCATGGAATACATGATGAATGCACTGGTGAACCGTCCAGCCTCTGGGGGGACTTGGGACCAGGTTCATGATGCAGCCTGCGTTAAAGAAATGAGGGGGAACGAATTGGTTCCCACGCGCAAGCTGGGCGCCCTGTTTCTCC
The Rhizoctonia solani chromosome 8, complete sequence DNA segment above includes these coding regions:
- a CDS encoding DEAD (Asp-Glu-Ala-Asp) box polypeptide 58, translated to MSSRYSSPNYTEDEATFETDKREQIDKNLPEIKLVTLREWLAIWLRLDRESTPELRDAFGLCSHFYDPESRRLRRAQITFNDCRPLNNQTVHQLADVDSMIGVVPRNMPLIPVPTLKTVKYYMMRSKSYTLTSDLHIGPVKVLMDDRTLDMHIHKVPNIRFLDLGDNGMFRLHFPLLGSTGNNMYLGDSQMAQLYDLAFHPAALQTLPEDLVREWPGTYEDEKFRSQSHKSKQKEYQNQQGESQDMRGGVAQQTGRDIHVEYIQDWLDCARAMIQETEKLRWARYFFLSYKLRGVKNRECSVHPPPEVPPVTVLNEPTGDDEDVEIEVDQESPRVKAVEGILSHFNTTLFEPGMWFIDIATRITISPNPDDPSECTFADADMHSLLFQHYTGLAFESCEELVSGQGNHYQKDELAGDTGITYAQIYTTDKSNTYNIALAQNAQRTSAIRMLESWDQELSTHINGLMSSFENSACNHGVALRIETRVEYESYPTCHLRIPDELLRRCVYVLDRDVFWHWKRCRLASMKSVMCQWMDARRTFTLNRLAVAGTLLIIMEYMMNALVNRPASGGTWDQVHDAACVKEMRGNELVPTRKLGALFLPKIHFEKNKQPRVSRQRVLDQATILYLLGPQGQSLSSIMAFNKIVGVNLRKRPRDEDPRPWESGAQNSSAAPISNKQRLVTIRSTHDTANPLAGPDYAQDQDTYSSEEEDQAEQESASPFKNMLWDIISNYPIQIMNKAPNRSQARESWCRLGSDELAGVTHDFFTSMENLTRAFESYYLFPADLSKWDATVAHLFPLIQGSTGNLERRQGVSNLGVVVEFCTMQLALPESSRAQMVQDARQYVSAHWAWLPIGTGKNHLWSTGVSNVPKSAQQVGPLKGGPWMIRNPRLIRAGDH